The Candidatus Thermoplasmatota archaeon sequence GGACCTGGGCCGTGTTCCTCACGAATATCATGAAGCTCGTCGATCTGCCCGGTCCAGTGCTGTGCGTCTCGAATTGACCGTGGGTCCAGACATCGACACTGTACGAGGCTGGCGGCTCGACTCCGCCTCCGTTCTCTCCAGGGAAATCGACGTACTGCGCGATCGTGTAGCCAACGAGCGACAGCACGAGGATCGCGACGATTGAGATGGCCGCGACCATCTCCTTCCCGTCGCGGTACCACTTCCTGCAGTGCGGGCACCTCCAAGCGTCCTCAGGAACGTCCTTGCCGCAGTAGTAGCAGTCGGCTAGTCCTGCTTCGGAACCCAGTTTCCTTCTCTTGGCCATGAGGGTCACTAATATCTGACGGACTGGTAATAAACCTTTTCCAAACCGAGGAGATGACTGCCCTGGCAGACAGTGGAATCACGACCCGGGTCTGTCTGCGGTTTACTTGCCTAGCAGCTCGAGTGCTTCAACGCGCCAGTCGGACATGCTTCCTGGCAGGCGCAGCACTCGATGCATTCATCGATGTTGGGCACGGTCGCCTTCTTGTCGACTATCTCAAAACACTCGGTGGGGCAACTGTCCTGACATTCACCGTCACCATCGCAAAGGTCATGATCGATATCGATCTGGCAACCAACGTCCTCGCTCTTCCAGCTCTTGACTACCATCGTCTTACCTCCGGGAAAACACGGAAAGCAGGATTGCTTTATATGGCTTTCCATTCGACAAACGTTTAATATCGCCCGCAGGATGTCGAGTCAGCTGGTGCCATGCAGATCGTTCCGAGGGTGTCCATCTACGCAGGTGAGGTCGTGCTTCCGAATAGTCAGGGGTACGTCGGCATTGAGGTGGACCCGGTCTCCCTGATTCAGACGGCCAGCGAGGAGTACGGGACGGTCATCCTGGAGGACATAACCGCCGTCTTTGGCGGGATGCCTCATCTTGACCTCTTGCGGAAAGTGGAGAAGCTCGATGTCTGGGTCGACGGAGGAATAAGGGTATCCGAGAACGTTATGGACGTCCTTGTAGCGGGAGGGGCGAAAGCCGTGATATCGACCAGGACGCTGAAGAGCTTCAGTGAGCTGGACAAGGCGTTGAAGTTGACGGAGAATGTCGTGTTCCAGATCGACTACTGCCAGCGCATACTGGGGAGGATCGCCCTCCAGTTCTCGAGCGTCCCGACGGTTCTGGAGAAGGCGAGGATGGCGGGAGTCGAAGAGTTCATATTCATGGACAACTGCTCTCCTTCTCCCTTGGAGGAGGCGGAGAGGCTCTTCTCTGAAGAGGTGCTGGAGGGTCTCTACGTGGGCTTCCTATCGAAGGGACAGGCGGAAGAGGCCCGAGACTCCTGTGTGAAAGGGGTCGTCGTCCAGGCCCAGGAGCTGATGCCCGATGAATGAGCTGAAACAGACCGTGGCGATGATCTTCTCCCGAAAGGGAAGGCCGTCGATGACGGAGAGGGACTTCATTCTCACCGCGTCCATGGATTTCAGATGGTTCCCGCCGAAGGACTCACAGAAACTTCTGGAGGTCGCGCTGGAGGCGGAGCTCGTGACGCGCAAGGATGGGGACGTGATCGCGAACTTCGATCCCAAGTCCGTGGAGATCCCGCTCGACTTCTCTCCAGGACCGGAGGTCTTGAGGAGTAGACCGCAGGAGACGGACCTCTTCACGCAGATCCTTGGGAAGATCGCGGCGAACTCTGAAGTCGACGAGAAGCGTCTGATATCGAAGATCAACTCCGTGCAGAGTTCCATGGACGTCACGATAGAGGTCGCGGCGCTGATAGTCGGTCGGGAACTGGGTGTGGACCTCTCCTCGTTCCACGGTGCGGTCGGGGAGCGGCTTCAGTCCTCTTCCTCGGGTTCCGGTTCCCTTCGCAAATAGTGGTAGCGCTTGAAGAGGAGCTCGAAGGCGAGGAAGGAGGGGAGGAGAATGACGGCGAGGCAGATGAGGTTCCCCGCCTGGGCCGCGTACTCCCCTGAAGACAATTGAACGTATACCGCGTATCCCAGCACCGACAAGACTATTACGATGGCGGCGAACAGGGCGATTACGACTCCGTTCTTCAACCTACTCATCCCCAAGCAGGTCCAGGAGCGTCATCGACTGTGCGCCGTCCTGTTTCTCGATATGGACCTCCTCGACCTTCTCCCTGAGCTTGATTTCCAGGGCCCTCTCAAGCTTCGACACGAGGGCGTCGCTTGGCCTCATGTCCCCGGCTTCCAGCTTGTTGATGATGCTCAACTTCTCGTTGATGCTCGCCGCGAGCTCCTTCTGGCTCAGATTCCTCTTCTCACGGGCGCTCCTTATCCGAACCGGATAGTCCGCCGCCAGAGCCTCCGCAGAAGCTCCCTTGTAAACGTCCCTGGTCCGCATCCGCCTCTCTCTCCGTTCCAGACGCCTCGCCACGGTGGGAGGTTCTTTCGTCTCCCTTTTGGTGGGACCACTCTCGCCGAACTTCGCGCAGCTCGAGCATACGCTCAGGAGCGTGCCCTCTATCACGACTTCTCTAGTCCTCGGCGTACTGGTCCCGCAGAGCTCGCATCTCAGATGACCACATCCAGGATAAACAATAAATAGCTGGAAACGAATATATACTTAGCGACAGACAAATGGGTACGGATGGGGGATCCCAGTGAACGAGGAGGATATCAAGGAGTTCTCGCAGAAGCTGTCAGAAAGAATCTCCATGCTGGAGGACAAGAATGACACGATTCTGGCTAGCTCCAGGAGAATAGAGGGCGAGAAGCGCTTCGTCGAGGCCGAGCTCATGAGGCTTCAGAAGGAGATCAGACGCCTCAAGGGAGAGCTCGAGCGGCTCAAGACGCCCCCGCTGATCATCGGTTCCATCAGGGATGTCCTCACCGATGGCCGGGTCGTCGTGAAGAGTTCCACAGGTCCCGATTTCATCGTGAACGCGGCGGACTACCTCGACCGCGAGAGCATCGTCGTGGGAGCGAGGGTTGCCCTGAACAAGCAGACCTTGGCGGTGATGGGAGTTCTCCCGCCATCCTTGGACCCTCTTGTGACCGGGGCAGAGGTCATCGAGAAGCCCGACATGACGTATGAGGACATAGGCGGTCTGGAGAACGAGATCGTTGAGATCAAGGAGGCGGTTGAGGACCCGCTGCTGAGACCAGACCTCTACAAGAAGGTGGGAATAGAGCCTCCAAAGGGCGTCCTCCTTGTCGGCCTGCCGGGAACGGGCAAGACCCTTCTGGCAAAGGCGGTGGCCCACCAGACGAACGCGACTTTCATCAGGTTCGTGGGCTCGGAACTGGTTCAGAAGTACATCGGTGAGGGCGCGCGACTTGTCAGGGAGCTCTTCGAGCTCGCCAGAGAGAAATCGCCCTCAATCGTGTTCATCGACGAGATCGATGCCATAGGGGCCAAGCGGCTGGAGATCGCCACATCCGGAGACAGAGAGGTACAAAGAACCCTGATGCAGCTCCTCGCGGAACTGGACGGTTTCAATCCCTTGGGCGATGTCAAGATAATCGCCGCGACGAATCGCCCCGACATCCTGGACGATGCGCTCCTTCGACCAGGGAGATTCGACCGCATAATCGAGATCCCGTCTCCGACAGCGGCGGGGAGAGAGAAGATATTCGCCATACACACCAGGGAGATGAGCATCTCGGGCAAGATCGACTTTTTCAACCTTGCAGAGAGAACGGACGGATGCACGGGGGCCGACATCAAGGCCATCTGCACAGAAGCGGGCATGTTCGCCATCCGCGAGGATAGGGACAAGGTCCTGACGGAGGACTTCCTAAGAGGGATAGACAAGGTCACGGGGATTCCATTCCAGAAAGGGAAGGAAGCGTCCGGAAGCATGTTCGCCTAGTCCTCTACGTCCTTTTCTATCACGAAGGCTCCCACGTAGTCACAATTCTTGCAGTGATACTTGTATCCCGTGATGAGACCAGTCTCGTAGTACAAGTCGGCGGAACCGCAATGCGGGCAGACGGTGACGGTCTTTGCCATCAGGTTTCCCCATTCGACGTTATGAATATAAAGATTCGTGCCACAACCCTTATAAAAGGGCTCGACTTTCTAAGGCAGCTGAGCACCGATGAATCTCAGGAAGGATAGGTCTGGCGCATTCGACGTGTTCATCACGGCCCTGATAGTCCTAGTCGTTGTGCTAGTGGTCGTGGTCTATCAGGCTTGGATGCTGGGACTAGAGGCCGCCCCGATCCCGGCTCCCGAGGTCGTGGAGCGAACGGACACGATCGAGTTCGACTACATCGGCAACTTCGAGGACGGGCGCGTCTTCGGAACGTCCGTCAAGAGCGTCGCTGACGACGATGTGTCCTACCCGAAATCCCTCAGCTACACGTATCCTGCGGACGGCACCTTCAACCCTGTCTTGTCGACCATAGGTGGAGGTTTCGTTGAGCCAGGTGCTGCCCCGTTCTTCGGGATGGAAAACAAGGGGAAGGCCCTGGAGAGCGAGATCCTGGGCATGCGTGTCGGGGAGACGAGAGTTGTCGCCCTACAGCCCGAGGAGGCGTACGGGATGACAAACGTGAGCTTGCTCGAGACTCGCACCCTCGTCGAGACGGTCCCCCAGTACGAGGAGATGAGCACAATCACCTACTCTCAGAGGTTCTCGGAAGAGGGTCCTCCCTTTGAGGGGAAGAGTCTCAAGGACCCCTTCTGGGGTTGGGACGTCTACGTGTACTACCTCAACAGGACCAACGACCTGGTCATCATCAGGCACAACCCGACGCCGGGCATGGTGGTCTCACCGTACTCGCAGTGGAACACCCTCGTGGAGGACGTGGACAGTGCGGCGAACGAGGGATTGGGAGAGATCAGGGTCAGACATCAGCTCTCTCCGGAGGATGCTGACAGGGTCTTGGGGCAGAGCATACACGAGAAGTTCATCGTGACCTCCGTCGATCCTGAGGCGGGGACATTCATCGCCGACTTCAACGACGAGCGTGCAGGGAAGGTTCTGTACCTTCGAATCACGCTTCTCAGCATAAGCAAGATCTAGCTGGGATCTGATGATTGGAGACTTCATCTACGATTTATTCCACGGTCTAGGCCCCGCGGTGACGCTCCTCGCCTTGTTTCTGGTATTCGTCATTGACGCCGCCATCTTCCCTGCACTTCCCGAGGTCTTCGCGGTCATCTTCTTTCTCGCGAATCCTCTCCCGGACGGCTCCGCACTGGTCTGGGGCCTGGCAATCCTCTGCATGGCAATACTGGGTGAGCTCGCTGGCAACACGCTGCTGTACGTCATCGTGAGGAACATGCTTGTCAAGAAGAAGAGGATGCCCAGATTCCTGGAGAGAGTGATGAAACGCTACATGGACTTCTTGGTCGTCAAGGACGAGAAGATAATCCTGGTGAACAGGGTCGCCCCGGTCGTGCCCATGGTGGGGGCCTTCATGGCCGTCTGCGAGTGGTCGTACCGGCGTTCGATATCCTACATATTCTTCGGAGCAGTTGCCAAGTACGGCTTCCTCCTCCTCCTTGTCGGCTTCTTCGGCGCCGTGTACGAGAGGGAAACCGCCCAGATCATAGCTCTGGTGGCGGTTGTGGTGATAATAGTGATAAGCGGCCTCCTTTCTATGGCGTACCGAAGGAGGATGAGAGATCAGTAGTCCTTCTTCGCGTAGGATTTCTCGGGTATGGGCTTCCCGAGGAAAAGGAGAAGATCGCCCTTCAGCCAGGTGAGCAATGTTGGCAGGTACCCGTCCCTTTCCATCCTCCGCGTGGAGACCCTGACGAAGAGATCCCTGTCGTACACAATCTTCCCCAGTTCCTTCATCCTGAAGGCGATTTCCACATCATCTGAGTGGGGCAGAGGTTTGTAGCCACCGATGCTCAGGACGGCGTCCTTCTTGAAGGCGGAGTTGCCCCCGCCAGTGCAGTATATTCCCATCTTGGAGCCCACATATATGATGTTCCTCAGGACAAAGAACACGAGCTTCGACTTCGAATCGTTCTCGATCGGCCCGTCGGGACCGCAGACGGCAACGACATCCGAGTCCTCGAAATCCTCGAGGATTCTCTCCAGCCATGTCTGCGGAAGCCTAACATCCGCATCCGTCGTCGCGACGATCGGAGCCTCAGCAGCTCGGAAACCATCATTCCTGGCACCGCCGATTCCTTTGCTCTGCTGGATGATGACCTTGTCCGCGTAGACGCCAGCGATCTCCC is a genomic window containing:
- a CDS encoding proteasome-activating nucleotidase, with product MPVNEEDIKEFSQKLSERISMLEDKNDTILASSRRIEGEKRFVEAELMRLQKEIRRLKGELERLKTPPLIIGSIRDVLTDGRVVVKSSTGPDFIVNAADYLDRESIVVGARVALNKQTLAVMGVLPPSLDPLVTGAEVIEKPDMTYEDIGGLENEIVEIKEAVEDPLLRPDLYKKVGIEPPKGVLLVGLPGTGKTLLAKAVAHQTNATFIRFVGSELVQKYIGEGARLVRELFELAREKSPSIVFIDEIDAIGAKRLEIATSGDREVQRTLMQLLAELDGFNPLGDVKIIAATNRPDILDDALLRPGRFDRIIEIPSPTAAGREKIFAIHTREMSISGKIDFFNLAERTDGCTGADIKAICTEAGMFAIREDRDKVLTEDFLRGIDKVTGIPFQKGKEASGSMFA
- a CDS encoding FKBP-type peptidyl-prolyl cis-trans isomerase, with translation MNLRKDRSGAFDVFITALIVLVVVLVVVVYQAWMLGLEAAPIPAPEVVERTDTIEFDYIGNFEDGRVFGTSVKSVADDDVSYPKSLSYTYPADGTFNPVLSTIGGGFVEPGAAPFFGMENKGKALESEILGMRVGETRVVALQPEEAYGMTNVSLLETRTLVETVPQYEEMSTITYSQRFSEEGPPFEGKSLKDPFWGWDVYVYYLNRTNDLVIIRHNPTPGMVVSPYSQWNTLVEDVDSAANEGLGEIRVRHQLSPEDADRVLGQSIHEKFIVTSVDPEAGTFIADFNDERAGKVLYLRITLLSISKI
- a CDS encoding DUF2321 domain-containing protein, with amino-acid sequence MAKTVTVCPHCGSADLYYETGLITGYKYHCKNCDYVGAFVIEKDVED
- a CDS encoding multiprotein bridging factor aMBF1, which produces MRCELCGTSTPRTREVVIEGTLLSVCSSCAKFGESGPTKRETKEPPTVARRLERRERRMRTRDVYKGASAEALAADYPVRIRSAREKRNLSQKELAASINEKLSIINKLEAGDMRPSDALVSKLERALEIKLREKVEEVHIEKQDGAQSMTLLDLLGDE
- a CDS encoding DUF2240 family protein, which translates into the protein MNELKQTVAMIFSRKGRPSMTERDFILTASMDFRWFPPKDSQKLLEVALEAELVTRKDGDVIANFDPKSVEIPLDFSPGPEVLRSRPQETDLFTQILGKIAANSEVDEKRLISKINSVQSSMDVTIEVAALIVGRELGVDLSSFHGAVGERLQSSSSGSGSLRK
- a CDS encoding 4Fe-4S binding protein; this translates as MVVKSWKSEDVGCQIDIDHDLCDGDGECQDSCPTECFEIVDKKATVPNIDECIECCACQEACPTGALKHSSC
- a CDS encoding glycosyltransferase codes for the protein MKRISVIVPTYNEDEGLEEFLKQFEKQTLPRGNFELIVVDGDSTDGTREIAGVYADKVIIQQSKGIGGARNDGFRAAEAPIVATTDADVRLPQTWLERILEDFEDSDVVAVCGPDGPIENDSKSKLVFFVLRNIIYVGSKMGIYCTGGGNSAFKKDAVLSIGGYKPLPHSDDVEIAFRMKELGKIVYDRDLFVRVSTRRMERDGYLPTLLTWLKGDLLLFLGKPIPEKSYAKKDY